The following proteins are encoded in a genomic region of Struthio camelus isolate bStrCam1 chromosome 3, bStrCam1.hap1, whole genome shotgun sequence:
- the BROX gene encoding BRO1 domain-containing protein BROX, with product MTHWFHRNPLKATAPVSFNFYGVATTPGATKICNDLRLSRTRLLELFTDLSCNPEMMKNATDLYFSLLQGFIISLDDSSQECKLRYIQNFKWTDTLQGQVPSSQQDAVFELVSMGFNVALWYTKYASRLAGKEDITEDEAKDVHRSLKIAAGIFKHLKESHIPKLITPVEKGRDLEARLIDSYIVQCQAEAQEVTIARAIELKHNPGLIAALAYETANFYQKADQTLSSLDPTYVGKWRKYLNLKTCFYMAYAYCYHGQTLLASDKCGEAIRSLQESEKFFAKAEALCKEYGETKGPGTTAKPSGHLFFRKLGSLIKNTLEKCQRENGFIYFQKVPAEAPQLELKANYGLVEPVPFEFPALNAHWTPETLAAFDLTKRPKDDTAKPKPDEDVKPLKEPDIKPQKDSGCQIS from the exons atgaccCACTGGTTTCATCGCAACCCTTTGAAGGCTACAGCTCCTGTTTCCTTCAATTTTTATGGGGTAGCTACCACTCCTGGTGCAACAAAGATTTGCAA TGATTTAAGATTATCTCGAACACGACTGTTGGAGCTGTTCACTGACTTGAGTTGTAATCCAGAAATGATGAAGAATGCAACTGACTTGTACTTCTCACTCTTGCAAG GTTTTATTATTTCACTGGATGACTCTTCCCAAGAATGTAAGTTGCGATATATTCAGAATTTCAAGTGGACAGACACTTTACAAGGACAAGTTCCAAG TTCCCAGCAGGATGCAGTATTTGAACTGGTTTCCATGGGATTTAATGTAGCTCTGTGGTACACAAAATATGCATCAAGGCTTGCTGGAAAAGAAGA TATAACAGAAGATGAAGCAAAAGATGTTCACAGAAGCCTGAAGATAGCAGCTGggatttttaaacatttgaag GAAAGTCATATTCCAAAATTGATTACACCTGTGGAAAAGGGAAGAGATTTAGAAGCTCGACTTATAGACTCTTACATCGTACAGTGCCAAGCTGAAGCTCaagaag TGACAATTGCCCGGGCTATTGAGTTGAAACATAATCCAGGTTTAATAGCTGCTCTTGCTTATGAAACAGCTAACTTCTACCAAAAAGCTG ATCAAACATTATCCAGTTTGGATCCAACCTATGTAGGTAAATGGAGGAAGTACTTAAACTTGAAGACCTGTTTCTATATGGCGTAT GCGTACTGTTACCATGGTCAAACTTTGCTGGCCAGTGATAAATGTGGGGAGGCGATCAGATCTCTGCAGGAATCAGAAAAAT TTTTTGCCAAGGCTGAAGCATTGTGCAAAGAATATGGAGAAACCAAAGGTCCTGGGACTACAGCCAAACCTTCTGGACATCTCTTCTTTAGGAAATTAGGAAGTTTGATTAAGAACACCCTAGAAAAATGCCAGAGAGAGAACGGATTCAT TTATTTTCAAAAGGTGCCAGCAGAGGCTCCGCAGCTGGAACTAAAGGCAAACTATGGCTTAGTAGAGCCTGTTCCTTTTGAATTTCCTGCCCTGAATGCGCACTGGACTCCTGAAACACTTGCTGCGTTTGATCTCACCAAGAGGCCAAAGGATGACACT gCTAAACCGAAACCAGATGAAGATGTAAAACCTCTGAAGGAACCAGATATAAAGCCTCAGAAAGACAGTGGATGCCAGATTTCTTAA